The window AGAACCCATGTCGTATGTTGTATAAGATGTTGTCTGGGTATCCAATGTAATATCAACGACGGTCAAAGTTTGAATGGGTGCTGTATTTGACCCTAGCCATGACCGTGGTCCACTCCCCAGCGCCCCTGTGTGAAGCATCTCTAGCTCTCCAGCACGACCTGGAAAATATACATGGTGGTGTCCACAGATGTACGTATGTACATTGTGTCTTTCTAAAAGTAACCGGAGTTCATCGGCACGGTTTAAGATCTCCCCAGCGCGATCGCGTCCCTGAGCCACGGCATAAAAAGGCAGGTGCCCAATCACGATCCGCATCTTGGCCTGCTGAGCTACATCACTGGCCAGACTTCGTTCTGCCCAGACTCGTTCTTCATCAGAGATATTTGCTGAAGATGCATCCCAGACTAGGTAGAAAATCTCGTTCTGCTGAAAGCTGTAGTAAAACGGAAAGTCGGCTCGATCAACATACTGAAGTCCTGGTTCCTGGTGGCTCCAATAGCTGTTCGCAACTTCCCGGTCGAGGGCATAAACATATTTGCCGTTAGGGTTACGGTAGCTAGAAGCATCATGATTGCCCAACGTCAAAGCAAAGGGAAGCCCTGTTTTGCGAATCGGCTGCAAAATCTTTTGACCAAAAGCATCCCACATGGACTGGACTTGCTGCTGTGAGAGCTTGAGGCTTTGTCCAGCCACCATATCTCCGGCGCAAATGACGAGATCGGGTTGCCAATCCGGCAGCATTTTTACTGCTGCTTCTACTTCAGCGCGGTAGGTGGTTGACCCATACTGGCTATTCATATCGCTGATTACAATCAGACGAACATCACCCCGCTGAGGAGCAAACACCCCCTGAGGCGCCGGACTTGGCGATGTCTGTGGAGCGGAGGAAAGATTGTGATTGGCCTGGGACGCACTTTTGCGGTCTAGGCCACGGACCGCGGCACTAGTGGCTAATCCTATCGTTGTGCCCCCGAGCAGCAAAAACTTTCGACGATTAAGCGGCATGGCTTTCTGTCCCACAGGTTATATCTACGTTTTTTATACCAAAATTCTTTTACGAGAAGCTGTCGGTGTGTTTGTTGCTCTTAGGCTACACGTTGACCAGCCCCACAGCTATCTCTAGAGCCTCAGTTCGGCTTTGCAACCGACGATTTTCTGGAATCAAACTCAGCACCTCTAGGCGATTTAGGCGACTGCGACTCTGCTCTTTTGCGCCTACTAAAAAGATCGTGCGATTCTTCTCTGCTGCCTCTTGCAGCGCATTCTCCAATGCCAAAGAAGAGGTGACGCCCAAGTGAGGCACGTTTGTTAAATCTAAAATCAGCACGTCGCAGTTTTCTAGGGCCTGATGCTCGCGCGAGATAGCTTTCGCGACCCCGAAAATCATAGGACCGCTGAGCTGAAAGATTAAAACCCGTCCCTTTGCCTGATCGAGTAGCCGTCTTTCCTGATCGCTCAGGTCAATCTCGTCATCGGCATCGGTGATGGTTTTTACCCCCTTAGAGCGCAGCTTGCTGAGTCGATCAATCGTCAACGTATCTGCGACAAAGACCCCGACGCCGACGGCTACAATCAAATCCACAAAGACGGTTAGAAAGATAACACTGTAGGTGATTAGGGCTCCTTTACTGGAGATCTTATGGGCACGCTTCAAGAAGCCCCAGTCAACAATATCTAGCCCTACTTTGAAGACGATACCCGCTAAAACTGCCAAGGGAATAGACTGCATGAGGTTCCCTGCACCGAGCACGACGATCACCAGAATCAGCGCTCGGATGAGACCTGACAGTATCGTTTTGCCGCCTGCTTGAATATTAACGACGGTTCCCATTGTTGCTCCTGCACCAGGAATGCCGCCGAACAGTCCTGCGGCCAAATTCCCGATACCTTGGCCGATCAGTTCTTTGTCTGAGTCGTGCTCTGTTCGTGTCAAGCTGTCAGCCACTACAGAGGTCAGCAGAGCATCAATGGAACCCAGCATGGCGAGCACAGCTGCATTGGTGAGCATCATCTGGAGCTGACTGGTTCTAAAGGTGGGTGTATGCAGATAGGGCAGACGGGTACTAAATTCCCCTAAATCTTGAATTTGGCGCAGCTCTAGATTCGGAAAGAAGAGTAGCGGGACGCAAGTGCCCAGCAATAATGCCACCAACTGTGCGGGGACCCAGCGTGAGATAGCATTAGGCGTAAAGAAAATAATAGCGACCGTGAGGCCGGCCAGCAGCGTCTCAATCGGGTTGATGTTACTTAAGATCTGGGGGAGTTGCTCTAGCGTTCCAATGACGCCACCGGGAGGGGCTGGCTGCCCGAGAAAAGGGGCCAACTGTAGAATAAGCAAGATGATGCCGATCCCTGACATAAAGCCTGAGATCACGGTGTAGGGCATCAACGTTACGTAGCGACCTAGCTTTAAGAGGCCGAACCCAATTTGCAGGAGGCCTGCCATCATGACGGTTGTGAAGGCCAGCTCTAGACCATTTTCGGGATTGGCGGCTACTAGATTTGCGATCGCAGCTGTCATCACCACCGTCATTGGCCCCGTTGGCTCTGAGATCAGAGCGGGAGTGCCTCCGAATAGTGACGCAAACAGGCCAATCAAAACGGCTCCGTAGAGACCCGCAGTTGCTCCAGCCCCTGTGGCAACTCCAAACGCAAGGGCCATCGGCAGCGCAATGACGGCTGCCGTCAAACCACCGAATAAATCACCTCGCCAGTTCCTGAAGTGAATTCGATTTACAAGCTGCATACTGTTGGGCCTAATCCGTTGGCTGCAGGCTGCTTTCCTCTTGGGACTTAGCGCCTAGCAATTTCCAAACGGTACCATGCTCAGAAGCCGTTTGACCGAATAGATGCTCTACGTAGAGGAGATGCGATCTCATCTCTAAATAGGCCTACAGTTTTTGCTGCTCGGGATCTGTCTTAATTCGCTATTTAGTCAATAAAGCCCATCAAGATGCCGGAAGAATCATCAACAGATCCTGTTGAGATAGGGCGATTGTTGGGCAAATCAGATGAAGGCATCAGCGGTAGGCCCAAGCGAATGATGGGGCGGCCCCCAGACATCTGCTCCATATTTACGATGTCTAGGCCAGAGCGGATGATCGGACGATGGTTTGGAAGCGTCTCTGTATCCACAACATCTAGGTGGCTGATCGTGATTGGGCGATTCCCTGGTAGCGTTCCATCTGTAATGTAATCGAGGGATTGCTCCGCAACGGGGCGATTATTGGGCAGAGGGGGCGTCTGGTAGAGTTCGAGTTCACCCTTATCGTCAGACTTGTTAGAGGTAGCCATGCTGTGATTTTCCTTTTGCCTTGAACTTCAGCGCGTCAAGCCAAGGGCACATTTACCCCAGTGCTTGCCTATCTAGATAATAGTTGAGATAGATGAAGTTTCACTAACAAAAGTTGATGATTCTCATAAATCTATACGATAAACCCAGCCTCATAGGCTGGGTGAGGGTTAAATGCTATTACGTGCTATTAGGGGCTATGACAGAATTGTCTAATAGCTGTCGTTCTCGTTTGCCATCTGTAGGCCCAGCGTCCGATTTGCTGAATTGAGTCGTTCTGCAATCGCTTCTCGCCACTTTTGACTCACGGACAGATCGGCCAAGATCTCCTGGGCCATCTGCCGATAAGTGGCACTTTTAACTCGGTCAACTTTCTCAAGTTGCTGAAGATTGTCGTAGACAGTTTTCGGAGAGAGGCTCATAGCATTAGCTCCCGGACTTATGTGTAGGACAATAGAAGATTTTATCGACGTCAACAAAAAGGAATTTAAATAGAAATCGAGTTAAGAAAACTTAAGGTAAATCGGTGTGGCCCATCAGGTAGCGATCGCATTCCCTGGCCGCACCTCGACCTTCATTAAAGGCCCAAACCACTAGGCTCTGGCCCCTACGACAGTCTCCAGCAGCAAACACCCCCGGAATACTAGTCGTATAGTTTTCATGCTCTGCTTTGACGTTACCACGGGGATCAAGATCAAGCTTCAGTGAATCTAACAAGGGCTGCTCTGGTCCTAAAAATCCCATCGCCAGTAGAACAAGCTGGGCGGGGATTACCTTCTCAGAGCCGGTCACATGAACGGGAGTGAATCGGCCTTGTTCATCTTTTTGCCAGTTAACTTCAACCGTATGTAGTGCCTTAACGTGGCCGTTTTCATCGCCTTCAAACTTAGTGGTCATCGTTAAGTACCCTCTGGGGTCATCACCAAAGACCGCGGCTGCCTCTTCTTGGCCGTAATCCAGGCGGTAGACCTTCGGCCATTCAGGCCAGGGATTGCTGGCAGCCCGCTCTTCTGGGGGCTTTGGCATAATCTCAAGCTGCACTAAACTCTTGCAGTTGTGGCGGATGGAGGTACCTACGCAGTCCGTCCCCGTGTCTCCTCCACCAATGACCACGACATCTTGCTCACGGGCAGAAATAACCTGATCGTTGAGGCTCGGATCCATGACCGCCTGGGTATTGGCAGTTAAGAAATCCATTGCAAAGTGGATGCCCTTCAGATCTCGGCCCTCAATCGGTAAGTCACGGGGACGAGTCGATCCAGTGCAGAGAACCACTGCATCAAAATCTTTGAGGAGCGATTCAGCGGGTAAATCTTTGCCCACTTCGGTGTTGCAGACAAATTTGATGCCCTCTTCTTCAAGTAGTTTGACGCGGCGCATCACCACCTGCTCCTTCTCAAGCTTCATATTGGGAATGCCGTAGGTGAGCAAGCCGCCGGGGCGATCGGCTCGCTCTAATACAGTGACCCAGTGGCCCGCTTTATTGAGTTGAGCTGCGGCACACAGTCCAGCGGGGCCGGAACCAATAACCGCCACTTTCTTGCCGGTGCGTTTCTCCGGAGGCTCGGGCTGAATCCAGCCATTTTGCCAGCCGTGGTCGACAATGGTTTGCTCAATGTTCTTAATGGTGACTGGTGGATTGTTAATCCCCAACACGCAGGAACCTTCACAGGGTGCTGGACAGACCCGTCCCGTAAACTCAGGGAAATTATTGGTTTTGTGCAGACGCTCAAGTGCTTCACGCCACAGTCCTCGATAGACGAGATCGTTCCATTCGGGAATGAGGTTATTAATGGGGCAACCGCTGGCCATATTGCTAATTACGGTACCGGTGTGGCAGAACGGGGTGCCACAGTCCATGCATCTGGCACCTTGATTCTTCAGTCGCTCTTCCGGTAGATGCTCGTGGAATTCATCCCAGTTCTTAATGCGCTCCAGGGGCGGGCGATCTGTGGGAATCTCTCGAACAAATTCAATGAAGCCGGTTGGTTTGCCCATGATGTCTAAACGTAAATCTTATGGTGAGTCAGAGGTTTGATGATTTTAGCTTTTGTACAACAGTCAGGGCCAACAAATCTAAGATTCTTATATTTGACCAAGGCAGCGCTCTCTAATCTATACCGAATCTAGGGCAGCAGTGCTATGAATTTCTTTGAATAAATATTTAAGGGCGCTTTTGGAATGTCTTGCGTGTTGTCCAATACCGGATGTTGAGAGCAATACTGCTGAGGCAAAGTAGTCCCATCAAGCCCGCCAAGGGATTTTCGTTGATGCCCGTAATCCAGGCGGGGACTAATCCTGTGTAGGCAAGCCAGTTACCGACATCCACGCAGTAATAGGCCCAGACGAGGCCAGCATGGAGACCGATGGCGAGACCTAAACGACCCCTGCAGCCTCGTTTACTCCATACCAGTGTGATGCCAAGCAGGAATAAACCAAAGGCTTGGGGCCAGTTTTGGACGATTTCTGACCAGGGCTTGATGTAGTGCAGTGCGGCAAAGATAGCGCTGCCGATCAGCAGGGCTAGATTGGGTGAATAGTCGCGTTCTAGCTCATCTAAAAGCCAACCTCGAAACAACAGCTCTTCGGCAAAGCCGACTGCGATCGCAACTCCCAGGCCCGTCAAGGCGACTGATAACCCAGGTGGCTGACGCCAGGTCAACCATCCGAACAGCGCCTCTACGTTCAGCATCAAACCCAGGGAAAGCCCCCCAATCGCCAGACCCAGGCATAGATTGATCGCGTTGCTTTGGGTAATTTCGAGACCGTAGTGCTGAAGCGGTTGAGCGTAGCCGTAGAGTTTCTTTGACCAGATCTGTAAGCCGCAGATGAACAGCACGTAGAGCAAAATCAGCGCTGCAGGGCCTGCTCCCCAGATTTGTGTGATGGCTAGAGCGGGAAGGCTCCAGATGAGCAGCAGCAGTCCCATAAAAACGGCGAGCCGTACCGGGGCTGAACGATGCGCGAGCTGCAGGTTCACGTAGATTTATTCATCTGGCTCAATGGTGCTTGTTAAGCCATTCATTTTCATCGTTTCACAGTAGAACTCTGCGGGCTCAAGGTCGCAAACAGTGACAAGGGCAATGCCGTTGGCATGGGCCTCCATCATGATGCTCACGGCTTGGGGCTGGGTGAGACTATTGACGGTCTTGAGCAGCACTTCAACCACATGCTCCATGGAGTTGAAGTCATCGTTGTGAAGCAAGACGCGATATCGCGGGGCGATTTTACGGATGGTTTCTTGTTTGTCGAGGGTTTCAACAGACATGGGCTTAATGTTCGCTCAATAGGGGACAGAACCAACACACCTATCGTTCAATTAACGTAGGGTTTGACCGAGATTAACACGGCGGCTCAGGTACAAACGGTGTTCCGTAGCTTGGTATTGTAACGCCGATAGCTTGCCTGCAACAACCTGAGACCTATGAACAGAGGCGAGGGCTTAGCGAATGCCAGCTACGGTCTGTAAGACCTGAACGAGAGTCTTTGAGCCGGTCTCTGATGTCTGAGAGACGGAAGAAGCGGAGTATTCATAAACGTCTAAATAGGGGATATGACGCGCTTGGGCGGCAACATTGGGAGCTGTGACTACAATTGGCAACTGTATGAGGGGCGAATTCTGATTGAGCTGCTGGAGTTGAGCGGGGTCAGTATCCGTATACAGAATGACTTGGGGGTTCCAGATCTGCAGCAGTAGGGCCGCTTCTTCGAGATTCTCTATGGAAATCACGCGGCAACCCTGTTGGTTGAGGTGCTGACTACTGGTGATGGCGGGCGAGCGGGTAGAGCTTGTCTCTAGCTGCAGGATTGTCAGTTTGTCCCTCTTTTGGGAGGTTGAAGCCCTAAGGTTGCGATCGTACTCAGGTTGTTTATTGGGGACCGCTTTGGTGGGTGACGAGGGGGGAGCAACGCGCTTTTGTACAATGTCTAGACAGTCTGCGACGGCTTGGTGGGTGATGGGTTGGCTTAAAACTGCCTGAGCCTCATGTTGTGCAGAGGCCTTCCCCAGGAGGATGACAGGGGCGCTGTCTTTGATTAGCGCGAGTGTGTCGCCTCCAGAGGGTAAAGCAAAGGATTGTTCTAGAAAAACAACTGCGGGCTGAAGTTGGTGGGGTAGGTTTAGAGCCGCAAGGCCGGATTGTGCGATCGCAACTCGATATCCTTGTTCTTGCAGAGCAGCTTTCAAAGCTTCGATAATCTCTAGATCTTGGGCCACAACCAGGGCAAGACGCTGACTCAACTGAGCGATTTGAGTGTTGCCTGCTCGCAGTGATGCGAGATTCGGTGGAATGAGCAAGGTGACCTGACGGCTGCCCCTAGCGTTCGTGAATACAGAAATAGCACCCTGATGTAAGCGGGCAAGTTGATGGGCTAAATACTGATCTAACCGATTGTTCTCAGAATCGAGGGGGACTGCACTACGTTTCTTGATGGCGCTAGGTTCTGCCGTAGGAGCCTGGGTTGAAGCCGTAAAGGCAATCCATCCGCCCCACTGCTCGACTTGGAGTGTGATTTGTTTTTTTGACAGCGCCAGCATCTGTTTGATTAACGAGCTGAGGATCTTTTGCAGGCAGCTTAAATCAGCTATGAGAGGGGGAATTTGCTGATCAATATGGAGCTGAACCACAGATGTTCGGGAGGATTGTGTGCAGGAGGCAATCACCTGTTCGCAAAGAAAAGAGAGCTCTACTACTTCAAGCTGCAGCGTTCGCTGCTGATTTTGCAGCTGACTCAGAAGCATGATCTCTTGCACAACCGTCATTAACTGCTGCGTTTTTTCGTCAATGAGCTTGAGATATTGCTGCTGGCGATCGGTAATGTGTTCTAGCTTGCTCTGCTGAAGGATATTAAACAGACCCAGAATAGCCGTGAGCGGGTTTTTGAGGTCATGGCTAATTTCTGCTAGCAACTTATCTTTCAAACGATTTTCAAGAATAAGCCGCTGTGTTGCGATCGCACTTGCTGGATTATGGGTCTCTGCTACCACACTTTTAGCCGAGAGTGTTTGGCCACGGGCCAGAGCAGGTAAGATTTTCTCTAAATCGACCAGCCCAAGAAAATTCTCATCAGTGTCTGTTACCCCCCAGTGCACTGTTTCATCCGGCGATAAAGTCTGTAGCTTTTCCCAAAATTCCGGTAGCGAAGTGCTTTCAGGTAAGCAGGCTATGGGTTCTAAAAGCACGCCAGCAGCAGGCAACTGAGGAAAAGCCGTTATGAGCTTGGCAATGGGTACACAACCGACGGGGTGTGTCGAGCGATCAAATACGACTAGATGGGCGATCGTAGTTGAACCCAAAGGTGCCTTTGAGCTAGAGGCTGCACTGTTTGCTTGACGGAGCTTTGCTAGCACCTCGTCTAGGTCAATGGGATGTTTGCAAGCCAGAACAGTCTGCACATATGCCTTCAGGCTTTGGGGTGACACTGACTTGCTAGGGTAGACAGCGCTAGAAATAATGAATGGTGCCTATTGTAATTCTACAGAACTTGTAGCATAGCGCGTGCGATCGCAAAGTATATCAACACACCGAGAACATCCACCGCCGTTGTGATAAAAGGGGCTGACATCAAGGCGGGATCAAAGCCTAGCGTCCGAAATAGAAACGGGAGGGCGGAGCCGGCTACCGAAGCAAGGATCGAGATCGCGACTAAGCTCAAACCCACGGTGATAGCCACGGCTAAATTCCCCTGTAGGACAAAGGCCCACAAAATCACGATTGCCCCCAGCATAAGCCCCAGCACGGCCCCGGCCATCGCCTCTCGCCGGATCACCCAAAAGGCCCGTCCAGGTCTCATTGTCTCAACGTTGAGGCTGCGAATCACCACCGTTGAAGACTGAGCACCCACGTTTCCCCCAGTTCCGATCAGGAGCGGAATGAAGCTGGAGAGGGCTACCACCTGCGTTAGCAGCTCTTCTTGACTGTGGATGACTGCCGTTGTGCCCGTGTTGGTCAGCAGCAGGACCAGCAGCCACAGAACTCGCCTGCGGGCCACCGTGATCAGGCTGCTTTGAAAGTAATCGTCGGTGCCGGACTGGATCCCACCCATCGTGTAGATGTCTTCGGTGGTTTCCTGCTCCATAATGTCAGCGGCGTCATCCACCGTGACGATGCCCACCAAACGCTGCTCTCGATCCACCACCGGCATCGCCAAAAAGTCATAGCGTTGAATCGTGCGGGCCACTTCTTCTTGATCCGTGTCAGTGCTGACAAATACGGCGTCGCGGGTCATGATGTCTGCAACTTTTTGTTCAGGCGTGGCTGTTACCAGCTCTCGCAGGGACAGGGTGCCAGTTAAGTGACGCGCGGTATCCGTGACGTAGAGGTAATAGACGGTCTCCGTGAACCGGGCTAGCTGTCGAATGCGGTCTAGCGCTTGAAAAACCGTGATATTTTCCTTGAGTGAGACGTACTCCGGCGTCATAATCCGCCCAGCAGTATCGGCTTCGTAGCCCAACAGCAGCGCGGTGGCCTGCCGCTCCATGGGGCTCAACTGCTCCTGGATACGGGTGACAATTTTCGCCGGAAGTTCATCAAAGAGCCGTACTCGATCGTCAGGCGACATTTTATCGACAATGTCCAAGACATCCTGACGTTTGAAGTCTTCGATCAGCGCCTGCTGTACAGCAGAATTGAGGTTCTCATAGACCTCAATGGCTTCATCTTTGGGCAGCAGGCGAAAGGCAATCGCCTGCATCGCTTCTGGTAATTCTTCAATGGCTTCAGCGATGTCGGCAGGCTGGACGGGAACCAATAGCGCTTTGGCCCCCTCCAGGTTATTGCGCTCTAGAAGCATCAGGAGTTGCGATCTCACCAGTTCCCGCAGTTCCCTGCGAGAGATGCTCTGGATCTGTAAATTTTGCGTATTCTCTGCCAAGCCAGCCCCTCATGAAATTACCGGTTGCCGCCCACTTAAGAATATAGGCGTAATGAACCCGCAATATCTCAGCTCAGCCTCAAAATCTCAGGGCAGCTCAACTTATGCCCCTCTGAAAGAATTGTCTTTGCTATCTGCAAATACCGCACACTCACGAGTTGCGGCTACTTCGATCACGACTCCAGACGTGAAAGAAATTTGGCTCTTGTTAAAAGCCTAGATTATGCTAGTGTAGATTTCTGTGCCTGACAGGCATGTACCCCGTTTGGGGTCGCTAACTCAATGGTAGAGTATTCGGCTTTTAACCGACTAGCTCCGGGTTCGAGTCCCGGGCGACCCATCCTAATAATTTAAACCGATCTTGTGGCCCTGTTTATCTGCCCTGAGATGTCGGTCAATGGACCTTGCCATCCGTTTCCCTTTCACCCTAATTGATGGATTGTTCACGCCTAGGCCACTGAACAGGTTAGGATAACTTTAGATTAATGTAAGAATTGCGCGCGTTTCCCACTCGATTCACAGAGTAAGTAATTAGGAGGATCATCAATGGCGCTTGTACCTATGCGGCTTCTGCTAGACCATGCCGCGGAAGAAGGTTATGGCATTCCCGCCTATAACGTCAACAACATGGAGCAGATCATCTCGATCATGCAGGCTGCTGAGGAAGCTGACAGTCCCGTCATCCTGCAGGCGTCTCGCGGTGCTCGTAAGTATGCGGGTGAAAACTTCCTTCGTCACTTGATTTTGGCGGCAGTTGAGTCCCACCCTCATATTCCTATTGCCATGCACCAAGATCACGGCAATAGCCCCACCACCTGCTACTCAGCCATGAAAAATGGCTTCACTAGCGTCATGATGGATGGCTC of the Acaryochloris thomasi RCC1774 genome contains:
- a CDS encoding metallophosphoesterase family protein, with amino-acid sequence MGQKAMPLNRRKFLLLGGTTIGLATSAAVRGLDRKSASQANHNLSSAPQTSPSPAPQGVFAPQRGDVRLIVISDMNSQYGSTTYRAEVEAAVKMLPDWQPDLVICAGDMVAGQSLKLSQQQVQSMWDAFGQKILQPIRKTGLPFALTLGNHDASSYRNPNGKYVYALDREVANSYWSHQEPGLQYVDRADFPFYYSFQQNEIFYLVWDASSANISDEERVWAERSLASDVAQQAKMRIVIGHLPFYAVAQGRDRAGEILNRADELRLLLERHNVHTYICGHHHVYFPGRAGELEMLHTGALGSGPRSWLGSNTAPIQTLTVVDITLDTQTTSYTTYDMGSLEIVKTEQIPRLLVGPNGRELRRDLTLADLTPEESNQQHVLSK
- the bicA gene encoding bicarbonate transporter BicA — encoded protein: MQLVNRIHFRNWRGDLFGGLTAAVIALPMALAFGVATGAGATAGLYGAVLIGLFASLFGGTPALISEPTGPMTVVMTAAIANLVAANPENGLELAFTTVMMAGLLQIGFGLLKLGRYVTLMPYTVISGFMSGIGIILLILQLAPFLGQPAPPGGVIGTLEQLPQILSNINPIETLLAGLTVAIIFFTPNAISRWVPAQLVALLLGTCVPLLFFPNLELRQIQDLGEFSTRLPYLHTPTFRTSQLQMMLTNAAVLAMLGSIDALLTSVVADSLTRTEHDSDKELIGQGIGNLAAGLFGGIPGAGATMGTVVNIQAGGKTILSGLIRALILVIVVLGAGNLMQSIPLAVLAGIVFKVGLDIVDWGFLKRAHKISSKGALITYSVIFLTVFVDLIVAVGVGVFVADTLTIDRLSKLRSKGVKTITDADDEIDLSDQERRLLDQAKGRVLIFQLSGPMIFGVAKAISREHQALENCDVLILDLTNVPHLGVTSSLALENALQEAAEKNRTIFLVGAKEQSRSRLNRLEVLSLIPENRRLQSRTEALEIAVGLVNV
- a CDS encoding glutamate synthase subunit beta, yielding MGKPTGFIEFVREIPTDRPPLERIKNWDEFHEHLPEERLKNQGARCMDCGTPFCHTGTVISNMASGCPINNLIPEWNDLVYRGLWREALERLHKTNNFPEFTGRVCPAPCEGSCVLGINNPPVTIKNIEQTIVDHGWQNGWIQPEPPEKRTGKKVAVIGSGPAGLCAAAQLNKAGHWVTVLERADRPGGLLTYGIPNMKLEKEQVVMRRVKLLEEEGIKFVCNTEVGKDLPAESLLKDFDAVVLCTGSTRPRDLPIEGRDLKGIHFAMDFLTANTQAVMDPSLNDQVISAREQDVVVIGGGDTGTDCVGTSIRHNCKSLVQLEIMPKPPEERAASNPWPEWPKVYRLDYGQEEAAAVFGDDPRGYLTMTTKFEGDENGHVKALHTVEVNWQKDEQGRFTPVHVTGSEKVIPAQLVLLAMGFLGPEQPLLDSLKLDLDPRGNVKAEHENYTTSIPGVFAAGDCRRGQSLVVWAFNEGRGAARECDRYLMGHTDLP
- a CDS encoding CPBP family intramembrane glutamic endopeptidase; this translates as MNLQLAHRSAPVRLAVFMGLLLLIWSLPALAITQIWGAGPAALILLYVLFICGLQIWSKKLYGYAQPLQHYGLEITQSNAINLCLGLAIGGLSLGLMLNVEALFGWLTWRQPPGLSVALTGLGVAIAVGFAEELLFRGWLLDELERDYSPNLALLIGSAIFAALHYIKPWSEIVQNWPQAFGLFLLGITLVWSKRGCRGRLGLAIGLHAGLVWAYYCVDVGNWLAYTGLVPAWITGINENPLAGLMGLLCLSSIALNIRYWTTRKTFQKRP
- the clpS gene encoding ATP-dependent Clp protease adapter ClpS is translated as MSVETLDKQETIRKIAPRYRVLLHNDDFNSMEHVVEVLLKTVNSLTQPQAVSIMMEAHANGIALVTVCDLEPAEFYCETMKMNGLTSTIEPDE
- a CDS encoding ATP-binding response regulator; protein product: MSPQSLKAYVQTVLACKHPIDLDEVLAKLRQANSAASSSKAPLGSTTIAHLVVFDRSTHPVGCVPIAKLITAFPQLPAAGVLLEPIACLPESTSLPEFWEKLQTLSPDETVHWGVTDTDENFLGLVDLEKILPALARGQTLSAKSVVAETHNPASAIATQRLILENRLKDKLLAEISHDLKNPLTAILGLFNILQQSKLEHITDRQQQYLKLIDEKTQQLMTVVQEIMLLSQLQNQQRTLQLEVVELSFLCEQVIASCTQSSRTSVVQLHIDQQIPPLIADLSCLQKILSSLIKQMLALSKKQITLQVEQWGGWIAFTASTQAPTAEPSAIKKRSAVPLDSENNRLDQYLAHQLARLHQGAISVFTNARGSRQVTLLIPPNLASLRAGNTQIAQLSQRLALVVAQDLEIIEALKAALQEQGYRVAIAQSGLAALNLPHQLQPAVVFLEQSFALPSGGDTLALIKDSAPVILLGKASAQHEAQAVLSQPITHQAVADCLDIVQKRVAPPSSPTKAVPNKQPEYDRNLRASTSQKRDKLTILQLETSSTRSPAITSSQHLNQQGCRVISIENLEEAALLLQIWNPQVILYTDTDPAQLQQLNQNSPLIQLPIVVTAPNVAAQARHIPYLDVYEYSASSVSQTSETGSKTLVQVLQTVAGIR
- the mgtE gene encoding magnesium transporter; this encodes MAENTQNLQIQSISRRELRELVRSQLLMLLERNNLEGAKALLVPVQPADIAEAIEELPEAMQAIAFRLLPKDEAIEVYENLNSAVQQALIEDFKRQDVLDIVDKMSPDDRVRLFDELPAKIVTRIQEQLSPMERQATALLLGYEADTAGRIMTPEYVSLKENITVFQALDRIRQLARFTETVYYLYVTDTARHLTGTLSLRELVTATPEQKVADIMTRDAVFVSTDTDQEEVARTIQRYDFLAMPVVDREQRLVGIVTVDDAADIMEQETTEDIYTMGGIQSGTDDYFQSSLITVARRRVLWLLVLLLTNTGTTAVIHSQEELLTQVVALSSFIPLLIGTGGNVGAQSSTVVIRSLNVETMRPGRAFWVIRREAMAGAVLGLMLGAIVILWAFVLQGNLAVAITVGLSLVAISILASVAGSALPFLFRTLGFDPALMSAPFITTAVDVLGVLIYFAIARAMLQVL